The following nucleotide sequence is from Lacinutrix sp. Hel_I_90.
TTCCTTTCTACGCTAATTATTCTTATTTTTGTTGGAAACCGAAAATCGATATACAGTGTCCAACTATAAATTAGGTCCAGACTTTGCCAAACAATTAGATAAAGAAGATCCATTAGCACATTTTAAAAATCAATTTCATATTCCAAAAGATAAAAATGGAAACGAACTCATTTATCTCTGCGGAAATTCTCTTGGATTACAACCTAAAATCACAAAAGACTATATTAATCAAGAACTTGAAGATTGGGCCAATTTAGGCGTTGAAGGGCATACTGAAGGAAAAAACCCGTGGTTACATTATCATGAGTTTTTAACAGAAACTATGGCAGAAGTCGTTGGTGCAAAACCCATTGAAGTGGTCGTGATGAATACACTAACCGCTAATTTGCATTTTATGATGGTGTCGTTTTACAAACCCACACAAAAACGTTATAAGATTTTAATTGAGGCAGATGCGTTTCCTTCAGATAAATACGCAGTAGAATCACAACTCCGCCATCATGGCTTTGATGATACAGAAGGTCTTATTCTTTGGAAAGCGCGCGAAGGCGAAGAATTGGCAAACTACGAGGATTTAGAAAGCATTCTGGAAACACAAGGTGAAGACATTGCTTTAGTTATGATTGGTGGTGTAAATTATTATACCGGCCAGTTTTTCGATTTAAAACGCATTGCAAACTTAGGTCATAAAAAAGGCTGCGTTGTTGGTTTTGACTGTGCCCATGGTGCAGGAAATGTGGCACTGAATCTCCATGATTCTGGAGCTGATTTCGCCGTTTGGTGTACTTATAAATACATGAATTCTGGACCAGGAAGTTTATCTGGTTGCTTTGTTCACGAACGACATGCCAACAATAAATCGCTAAATAGATTCACGGGGTGGTGGAGTCACAATAAACAGACCCGTTTTAGAATGCGTGATGAATTTGACCAATTACCCGGCGCTGAAGGTTGGCAATTATCCAATCCGCCCATATTATCAATGGCTGCCATTCGCGCATCAGTAAATGTCTTTAAAGCCGCAGGATTTGATAATTTAATTAAGAAATCAAAAAAACTAACAGGCTATTTCGAGTTTCTAATCAACGCACTCAATAATCCTGATATTAAAATAATAACCCCTAGCAATCCAAACGAACGCGGTTGCCAACTCTCTATCCAGGTTAAAAATGCCGATAGAGGCCTACATAACAAACTAACAGAAGCTGGAGTAATTAGCGATTGGCGAGAGCCAGATGTGATTCGCTGCGCACCAGTACCTCTGTATAATTCTTTTGAGGATGTGTATGATATGGTTGAGAAATTAAAAACAGTTTTAAACGAATAAAAACCCTTTCCTCCCAACACTTCGAAATAGAAGAAAGCTGGGTTTTGAATTTCAAAAAAGACATTCGAAAGTCGGAAAAGGTTAAAGAGATAAAAAAAAATAAACAGATAGCCACGATTTTTGAAATAAGAAAATTCTGGCAATGACGATTTTATAAAATGAAAAAACAACAAAATATACTCATTATTGGCGCTGGACTTTGTGGCTCCCTTTTAGCCTTAAGGCTAGGACAGCGTGGCTATAACGTCACCGTTTACGAAATGCGTCCAGATTTACGTAAAACAGATATTTCTGCAGGACGCTCAATAAACTTAGCATTCTCAGATCGTGGAAATAAAGCCATGAAATTAGTTGGCATAGAAGACCAGGTAAAAGAACTGTGTATTCCAATGAATGGCCGTATGATTCATGATAAAGAAGGCAACACCTTTTTATCTAATTATAGTGGGCGCGACCATGAATACATAAACTCTATTTCGCGTGGCGGACTTAATGCCTTATTATTGGATGAAGCAGAGAAACACGACAATGTTACGATTCATTTTAATAAACAATGCCAATCGGTAGATTTTGAAAAAACCACCGCTTTATTTCAGGATTACACAACAAAAAAAACATTTATTGAAGATGCAGACTGTATTATAGCTACAGACGGCGCTGGTTCTGCCTTGCGAAAAAGCTATTATTTAGGTAGAAAATTCTTATTTAGTTTTTCACAAAATTACCTCACACATGGCTATAAAGAACTCAGTATTCTTCCAACGGAAACTGGTGATTATAAAACCTATAAAAATGCATTACACATTTGGCCAAGAGGCGATTTTATGGTTATTGCATTACCAAATTTAGATGGGAGTTTTACAGTTACTTTATTTTTAAGCTATGCTGAAGGCGAGTACAACTTCAATAATTTAACCACTCCAGAAATTGTTACGGCCTTCTTTACAAAAGAATTTCCTGATGCTTTAGAGCTCATGCCCAATTTAGTAACCGATTTCTTTGAAAACCCAACAGCGCCTTTAGGGACCGTAAAATGTTCACCTTGGCATTATAAAGGCAATACCCTGTTAATGGGAGATTCGGCTCATGCCATTGTTCCGTTTTACGGACAAGGGATGAATGCCTCTTTTGAGGATGTCGTAGAATTCGACGCTATTTTAGACCAACAGCTAGAGAATTGGGAAGCCACTTTTACGGCCTATGAAAAAACAAGAAAAAAAGACACCGATGCCATTGCCGATTTAGCCATTGATAATTTTCACGAAATGAAAGACCATGTCTCTAATCCTATTTTCCAGGAAAAGCGTAAATTAGAAATGGCTTTAGAAAAAGAATTCCCTAATGACTATTCGTCAAAATATTCATTGGTTACCTTTAATGAACAGATTGGGTATAGAGAAGCCATGCTTCGCGGAAGAGCACAAGACAAAGCGCTTTTAAATTTAATTGCCGATGGAAAAATAGATTTAAACGCAGATTTAAAGCATACTTTAAAATTAGTCTTAAAAGAAACCGAAGACATTTTAGAGGAAGATACTATCGCTAAAACAATGAAGCCTTAAAAAACTAATAATAGAAAAACACCATACCCCAACAATTCCGGATAAAAGAAAGATGCCTTTTTAATTTTCCAAAAGACATTCGAAAATCGGAAAGGTTCGAAAAGGCAAAGAATCTAAAACAAACAGATTGCCGCGATTTTTAAAAATAAAAAACCGCGCAATGACTTAAAAACATAATGATGAGTGACCAAAAAAAAGTAACACCAAGAGGTGCCTACCCACATACCAAACGCGTTGGCGATTTCATTTTCGTTTCAGGCACCAGTTCCCGTAGAGCAGATAATACAATTGCTGGTGTAGATATCATAGACGACATGGGAACAAAACGTTTAAATGCTGAAGTACAAACGCGAGAAGTCTTAAAAAATATTGAAAAGAATTTAGCTAATGAAGGCGCAACATTAAAAGATGTGGTCGACGTGACTTCTTTTCTAGTAAACATGAATGACTTTTCTGGCTATAATAAAGCGTATGCTGAGTTTTTTGAAAAAGAAACAGGACCAACACGAACAACAGTAGCAGTACATCAGTTACCACATCCAGATTTGGTGGTAGAAATAAAGGTGATGGCTTTTAAAAAATTATAAAGCGAAGCCCTTACAGATTTTCAAAACCTGTGAGGCCTAATAAAACAAAATACCTATAAATTAGTGATTACTATTAAAAACTACATCAACGGCGAGTTCCACAATCCTATCAAGAACAACTGGATAGACAACTATTGCCCTGCTAATGGCGAAGTCTATGGTCAACTACCAAACTCAGACAAAACAGATGTTGAAAAGGCCTACAACGCCGCAAAAACTGCTTTCCCAATGTGGTCACAAACCTCATTAGAAGAACGCAGTCGTATTTTAATCAAAATTTCAGAATTATTAGAAGCCAATTTGCAGCGTTTTGCAGAAGCCGAAAGTAAAGACAACGGTAAACCCATTAGTTTAGCTAAAGCAGTAGATATCCCTAGAGCGGCGAGTAACTTTCGCTTCTTTGGAAACGCTATTACACAATTTGCCAGTGAAAGCCATGAAAGTATTGGTCTAAAAGCCATAAATTACACGTTACGGCAACCTATAGGGGTTGTGGGTTGTATTTCTCCTTGGAACTTACCATTGTATTTATTTACGTGGAAAATAGCACCAGCCATTGCAGCTGGAAACTGCGTGATTGCAAAACCAAGCGAAGTCACCCCAATGACCGCCTATTTATTAGGTGAAATTTGTAACGAAGCAGGCTTACCAAAGGGGGTGCTAAATATCGTGCATGGTTTAGGCACTACAACAGGACAAGCCATTATAGCGCATGAAGACATTAAAGCCATTTCGTTTACTGGCGGAACGGCAACTGGTGCCCATATTGCCAAAGTCGCGGCACCCATGTTTAAAAAATTGTCTTTAGAATTGGGTGGAAAAAACCCAAACATTATTTTCGCCGATTGTGATTATGAAGATATGCTGGACACAACAGTCCGTTCTTCTTTTGCTAATCAAGGTCAGATTTGCCTTTGTGGAAGTCGTATTTTTATAGAAGACGCTATTTACGACCGTTTCAAAAAAGATTTTGTAACCAAAGTAAAAGCGTTGAAAGTAGGGCATCCCTCAGAACATGACACAAATATTGGTGCTTTAGTGTCAAAAGCACATTTAGAAAAAGTAAAAGACTATATCGCCATAGCAAAAGAAGAGCATGCAATGGTTCTTTGCGGAGGCAATGAAGTCACTATTAAAGGTTACGAGAACGGTTACTATTTAGAACCAACAGTTATAGAAGTAAAAAATGATGAATGCCGCGTCAACCAAGAAGAAATTTTTGGCCCAGTGGTTACGATTATGCCTTTTAAAACGGAAGAAGCTGTATTAGAAATGGCTAATAAGGTGAAATACGGTCTCTCAGCAACCTTGTGGACCAACGATTTAAAACGCACCATGAGCATGAGCAACCAACTACAAGCAGGCATCGTTTGGGTAAACACCTGGATGCTCCGTGATTTACGTACACCTTTTGGTGGTGTAAAAGCAAGTGGTATTGGTCGCGAAGGAGGTTTTGAAGCGTTACGCTTTTTTACTGAAGCTAAAAATGTTTGTATAAAGTACTAATTCTCACGACAGTGGGAATCTCATAAATTGAAACAAATACTATAAATTAACTGTCATTGCGGGCCTTTAGGTGTGACCATCTGTTAAAAATAGCAGGAAGGCATTATAAAACACCTGCCGCTGCAGAAATAAAAAAAATATGGACTTACAACTCAACAACAAATACGCACTAGTTTGTGGAAGCACAGCGGGCATAGGAAAAGCTACTGCTTTAGCCTTAGCTGAAGAAGGCACTATTGTTACATTAATTGCTAGAAATGAAGACAAGTTAAAAGCTACTTTATTGGAATTACCTCAACACAGAGACCACGACTATATTGTTGCCGATTTCTCCAATTCTGAAGAATTAAAAGCAATAGTGTCAGACTATATTTCGCAACACCATGGCTTTCATATTTTAGTAAATAATACGGGCGGCCCAAAAGGCGGACCTATTTTTTCTGCAGAAATTGATGAGTTTGAGAGTGCTTTTACGCAACATTTAAAATGTAATCATGTGTTAGCACAAACGGTTGTGCCTTTTATGAAAAGTGAAGGTTATGGTCGTATTGTGAATGTGATTTCCACCTCTGTAAAGCAACCCTTAGACGGTTTAGGCGTTAGTAACACCATTCGTGGTGCAGTAGCCAACTGGAGTAAGACTTTGGCTAATGAGCTTGGGCAATTTGGCATTACTGTAAACAATGTATTGCCTGGTGCCACAGGAACCGAGCGCCTAACTGAAATTATAAAAAACAAATCGGCTAAATCTGGAACTACCGAAGAAGACGCCGCCAACGCCATGAAAAACGCAGTTCCGGCAAAACGCTTTGCAAAACCAGAAGAATTAGCTGATGCTATCGCTTTTTTGGCAAGTGAGCGCGCTGCCTATATTAATGGTATTAATTTACCTGTAGATGGAGGCCGTACAAAGTCACTATAATATATTGACCTGTTAGGTTTATAAAACCTGACAGGTCTTTTTTGTATATTAGTACCGTAATTTTGCGTTAAGGATGACTCACAACTTAATTTTTAGAAAATTATGTGCGTGAACCTAAAGGTTTGAGGGTGTTTTGGAGCTCCTCGCAGAGAGCAACTACCTAAAGCCTGACTTTTGTTATTCTGCAAGCTCGTAAAAAGCCAGTAGGCATGAATAAAACTAACGCCCAAATAATAAAACAAATGAGCAACTTAGTATCTCCATTAAATTTTAAAGCTTGGATTGAAGAAAACAGACACCTTTTAAAACCACCGGTTGGCAATAAAGTGGTTTGGAAAGATGGCGATTTCATCGTTATGGTCGTTGGTGGTCCTAACAATAGAAAAGATTACCATTACAACGAAACCCCTGAGTTTTTCTATCAGGTGGAAGGTGACATGGTCTTAAAAATTATAGATCAAGGCACGCCAAAAGATGTGCATATTAGAGAGGGTGATATTTATTTATTACCTCCGAAAGTACCACATTCACCGCAGCGTGGTGCAAATACTGTTGGCTTAGTGATAGAGTACAAACGCCCTGAAGGCATGCGTGATGCGCTACTTTGGTTTTGCGAAAACTGTACGACTAAGTTATACGAAGAAGATTTTACGGTCAAAAATATTGAAACGGATATGCCTAAAATTTTCGATAAATATTATGGTGATAAAGATAAACGCAGCTGCCCAAATTGTGGTGAAGTGATGCAACCGCCGAGTAAAGTAAAGATTGAGTAAAAGTGTTATTCTAAATAGTATTGAAACTACTTAAGTATTATTTAAGAATACTCTGGTAATGAAAAACGTCAACAATACTTGCATGACACTAAAACAAACATTTAATAGACTCCTGCTTTAGTAGGAACGACAAACATGAACAAAAGAAAACTAAGAATAAACGGCCACTCACACTTACTACCTTATCCTGAGGAAATCCCTCAATTTATGCATGATAAAGGTATTTTTTGGGTAGATAAGGATCGGAAATTTATGCTTCAAAAAGACTGGAGTCGTCCTGTAACAGATTCTAGTTTCTTTTTAAATGAGAAACTGGAATGGATGGCACGTTTTAAAATTGATCATGCTGTGGTTTTAAATTTATCTCAGCTTTATGGTAATGGTTTACGTGTAGAGGAAATGAAACAAGCCTTGCGTTTTCAGAATGATTTTAATGCCAAGGTGCAGCGTGAAAATCCAAGTAAATTTACCTGTGGCTTTGTGGTGCATCCTGGCTTTGTACGTGGCGCTTGCTGGGAAATCGAGCGCTGTGTTGAAGAGTTAGGCCTGCAATTGCTTTGTTTACCCACGCACTACATGGATACCATTGGGACCTGGCGTTGTATTTTTGATGAAGAAAATGAGCCCATTTTTGAGCTGGCTAACAAATATAACTTAGCAGTAGAAATTCACCCTTACGATGGTGAGAAATTTATAAAACTAGAAAACACATCTTGGCGTTTTCATTTAATCTGGATGTTGGCGCAATGTGCAGATGCCTACCATTTTTTAACCTTAAATGGCTATCAAGATAAATACCCTAACATGCGCACCTGTTTTGCACATGGTGGTCAACTCGCTCAAATAAATTTAGGGCGTCGTATTCAAGGTTTTGATGGGAGACCCGATTTGTTTGAAGGTAAGAGTCACCCAAGAAAGGCTGTTGGTCACAAAAATATCTTTTTTGATACTTTGGTTCATGACACTGGTGGTTTAGAATTATTAATTAAAAACCAAGGCTCCAAGCAAGTGCTCATGGGGCTAGATGACCCGTATCCATTAGGAGAAATGGAAAGTGAAAAACAGTCGTCTTATCCTGGAAAGATTCTAGATCTAGCTATAGAACGTCATATTATTACAGAAACGCAACATGATGCTATTTGGGAAGATAACGTAATACAATGGTTGTGTGGCGATGATCAGGCGGCAAAAGATAAATTAGTAAAACGGATTTTAGGATAATTTTTTCATCTTTCTGAAAAGGGATAAAGCATCTTTGAGCTGATACTTCGAATGCTCCTATTAAGAAAGTGAATAATTAATGAGACCATGCATTTTATACCAGAAGAATTAGACGATTATGTAGTAGCACATTCTGAAAGTGAACCAGAATTACTGCAACAGCTTACACGAGAAACCTTTCAAAAAATATTGCAGCCGCGAATGTCCAGCGGACCGTATCAAGGTCGTGTGTTAAGCATGATTTCAAAATTAATACACCCTAATAGCATACTGGAAATTGGTACCTTTACAGGCTATTCTACGTTGTGCTTAGCGGAAGGATTGAAGCCTGATGGTACTATTGATACCATAGATATCAATGAAGAGCTCTTTGATTTTCAACGTCAATTTTTTGATAAATCTCAATATGGCTCGCAAATCTTTCAACATTTAGGGAATGCTTTAGAGGTGATTCCGAAACTAAAAAAAACCTTTGATCTTGTATTTATAGATGCCGACAAAGATAATTATATCAATTATTTTAACTTAATTATTGACAGCCTCAATACCGGTGGAATCATTTTATCAGATAACGTTTTATGGAGTGGTAAAGTGATAGAACCACTGGATCCAAAAGATAAAATGACAAAAGCAGTTTTAGATTATAATGCACTTTTAAAAACAGATGAACGTGTTGAAACTATAGTATTACCCATTAGAGATGGCTTGACTATTAGCAGGAAGCGATAATTCCATAACTAATTAATAAGTAGTAAAAAAAACCACCAAAAGCAATAAGCTTTTGATGGTTGAATGATATTTATAAAAAGTAAATGATTTAATCTACTTCAAATGTTATTTTTACATTGACTCTAAAGTCTGTTACTTCGTTATTACTTACGCTTGCGCTCTGTTCTTTAACATAAACCGAACGAATGTTCTTAACACTTTTTGACGCGTGTTTTACTGCTTTTCTGGTTGCGTCTTCCCAACTTTTATCAGAGTTTGATAATATTTCTATAACTTTTAGTACTGCCATAATTTTTGGTTTTTAAAGATTAATACAAGACTAAAGTTACAAAGAATTAGAGTATTTCATGACTTAAAAAAAGCCAAATGATTGTTAATCTTCTTAATAAAAGACCAATAACTACCCATTTATAGCTTCAACAGTATTTACTTTACCAGCCAACATTTCCTTTAGCATATTTTCTATCCCATTTTTTAAAGTGAAGGTCGATGACGGACAACCACTACAAGCGCCTTGTAAAATAACTTTAACGGTTTTAGTCGCTTCGTCGTAAGATTGAAATTCAATATTACCACCATCACTCGCTACAGCTGGTTTTACATACTCTTCTAAAATGTTTATTATTTCTTTTGAAGTATCGTCTAATGTTTCAAAATGTGCATCAACCTTTTCGGCAGTTTTAGCGATTGTTTCTGGAGCATTGACAGCTATAATTTCTTTTCCGTTTTCAATATATGATCTAATAAATTCGCGAACCTCGTTAGTAATATCATTCCAATCTGCTACATCATACTTCGTAACCGACACATAATTTTCATCTATAAACACACTTTTTACAAACGGAAAATGAAATAATTCCGTAGCCATAGGCGACGCCTTTGCTGTATCAATTGAAACAAATTCATAGGTAGCAGTCACTAGTTTTTTATTTGCTACAAATTTCATTACTGATGGGTTAGGTGTGCTTTCCGCGTATACCGTTACTGGTACTTTTTTTGGTGCATCATCTTGGTTAATTACAACACCATCTGCATTTAGGTAGTCTTCAATTTGATTTGCAACTTCCTTTTGAACATCTTCCCATTCCACTATACTAAATCGCTCGATGGCAACAAAATTACTGGTAATGTAAACCTTTTTAACAAAAGGTAAATAGAATAATTGTTGTGCTAATGGCGAGGCTTTTGCTTCGTCAATATTATTAAATTCGAAACTTTGATGTTGCGTTATAAACTGATTTATTTCGAACTTTAATATAGAAGGATTTGATGTTTCCTGTATGGTGACTTTAAACGTATTCATCTGCAATTAAAATTTTATGCAAAAATACTAAAAGAAAGTAGAGATATCTATATATTTGAGGATTAAAGGTAAACCCAATGTATTGAAAAACTTGGCATTTTCTGCTAAAACCTTTTCATCTTGGTAGCTTTAACTTTTGTGACCTAAATAATATCAATGAAAGTTATATATTTGACTTCAAAATAATTTATTCGATAAAAGTGAGTTATAAATAGCGTTAGCTGTTTGTTTAAACCTATATCAATCTACCTCGAAAAAAGAGATTATGAGATTAAAATCAATATTCATATTAGTCATTACTTTATTAGTGAGCAGCAAAATTGCTCACACACAAGAAGGACTTCCTATCTATTCAGATTACTTAACAGATAATTATTATTTAATTCACCCCTCTATGGCTGGTGTTGCCAATTGCTCAAAAGTGAGAATCACTGGTCGCCAACAATGGTTTGGAGATGATGATGCACCAGCGCTATTGACGGCTAGTGTTAATGGTCGCATTGGAGAATCTCAGTCAGGTATTGGAGGTATTGTTTATTCTGATAAAAATGGCTACCATTCTCAAACAGGTGCCTATGCTACTTATGCGCATCACCTTATGTTCTCAAGAAATGAGGTTGACTTAAACATGCTCTCTTTTGGTTTGAGCGTTGGAGTTATTCAATACAAATTAGATGAATCGAAATTTTTACAAGATGGTTTCGATCCAATTATTGCAGGTATAGAACAATCGGCTTCTAATTTCAATGTCGATTTTGGTTTTTCATATCACCTCTATAACTTTTATGCCCATGCTACTGTTAAAAATTTACTAGAAAATGACGGTGTAAATTTTAACGAACAAGGCTTAAGCTATCAAAATTTAAGAACGTACCTGTTTTCTTTAGGCAATACCTTTAGCAACTATAATAATGATTGGAGCTTTGAGCCTTCAGTGATGTTTATGTACAGAGATGCCACTGAGGAAGCTTCTTTTGACGTCAACCTAAAAGCCTACAAAAGCACAGAATTTGGTAAGCTGTGGGGTGGTATTTCTTACCGCAGAAGCTTAGATGGCGCTGAGTTTTTAGACGGCCCAGGTGTTAGTAGTCAAAAACTGCAATACATTACACCAATTCTTGGTGTAGACGTAAACAATTTCATGTTTGCTTATACGTATAGTTACCAGGCCAATTCAGTAGTGTTTAATAATGGTGGATTCCACCAAATAACTTTAGGCTATAACTTTGGTTGTAGAAAAGAACGCTACAGTTGTAATTGTCCTGCGGTTAACTAAACAAAAAACAACGGAATACAAAACCCACCAAGAGTAAGCTTTTGGTGGGTTTTGCTTTTTAATGTTTTTGTTAATGACTACCATCCTTTGGTTTAGTAAAACATATAAATTGTAATACATAGTAAAAAAAGAGCATAAAAAAAGCCTTTATCTATATCGATAAAGGCTTTAGTACTCGGGACGGGACTTGAACCCGTACGTCCTAATGGACATTGGATTTTAAGTCCAACGTGTCTACCAATTCCACCACCCGAGCGTGGAATATTTTTAAGAAAAAATTTCTCAGAGCGAAAGACGGGATTTGAACCCGCGACCCCCACCTTGGCAAGGTGATGCTCTACCCCTGAGCTACTTTCGCAGTCTTTTAAATGAACTAACAATATTGCTATTGCGGTTGCAAATTTAAAACTTTTCTCCTAATACCAAAGGGTTTTTTAAAAATAATTAAATTAATTTTTTACTGCTTTGGTCTTCACCAACATACGCTTGATTTCATTTAGCTTCATGAGTGCCTCAATAGGGGTTAACGTATCAATATCGGTTAAAAGGATCTCTTCTTTTATCTGTTCTAACAACGGATCGTCTAAATTAAAGAAACTAAGTTGCATTTCGTCCTTTATAGACTTTACCTTATCTGTGAGCTCCTCACTGGAATGTGATTGCTCTAATTTTTTTAGAATCTTATTCGCGCGATGCAAAACTTGCTGAGGCATTCCTGCTAATTTTGCCACATGAATACCAAAACTGTGTTCACTTCCACCTTCTACTAGTTTTCTAAGGAAAAGTACATTGTCTTTTAATTCTTTAACCGACACATTAAAATTCTTTATCCTTGGAAACGTCTCGGTCATTTCATTTAATTCATGATAATGGGTGGCAAACAAGGTTTTGGCTTTAGCTGGATGCTCATGGAGGTATTCGCTAATCGCCCAGGCTATTGAAATTCCATCATAAGTACTCGTTCCTCTTCCTATTTCATCTAACAGCACTAAACTGCGTTCTGACATGTTGTTTAGAATGGAAGCCGTTTCATTCATTTCTACCATAAAGGTCGATTCTCCCATAGAAATATTATCACTAGCCCCTACTCTGGTAAAAATTTTATCTACTAAGCCTATTCTAGCGGTTTTTGCAGGCACAAAACTTCCTATTTGTGCTAACAACACAATCAATGCTGTTTGCCTCAAAATAGCAGACTTCCCAGACATGTTAGGCCCCGTAATCATAATAATTTGTTGCTGCTCTCTATCTAAAAAAAGATCATTAGCAATATACTGCTCGCCAATGGGTAGCTGTTTTTCAATAACAGGATGACGTCCTTCTTTAATTTCTAAATCGTGAGAATCATCAATGGTTGGATAACTGTAATCATTTTCATTGGCGAGTTGTGCAAAACCGCAAAGGCAATCTAATTGCCCAATGAGATTAGCATTTTGCTGTACTGGCTTGATATATTGGTTCATCCAAACCACTAAATCTCCAAACAACTGTTGTTCTATAGCCAAAATGCGTTCTTCTGCGCCTAAAATTTTAGATTCGTACGCTTTAAGTTCCTCTGTAATATAGCGTTCTGCATTCACCAAGGTTTGCTTACGAACCCATTCTTCTGGCACCTTATCTTTGTGTGTATTTCGAACCTCAATATAATAACCAAACACATTATTAGACGCTATTTTTAATGAGGTAATTCCTGTGCGTTCACTTTCACGCTGTAGCATTTTGTCGAGGTAGTTTTTACCAGAAGTAGACAACCCTCTTAACTCATCTAGCTCGGCAGAAAAACCAACGGCAATGGTATTTCCTTTTAAAACATTTACTGGCGCTTCTTCGTTTAGCGTCGTTTTTATTTTTCCGC
It contains:
- a CDS encoding RidA family protein: MSDQKKVTPRGAYPHTKRVGDFIFVSGTSSRRADNTIAGVDIIDDMGTKRLNAEVQTREVLKNIEKNLANEGATLKDVVDVTSFLVNMNDFSGYNKAYAEFFEKETGPTRTTVAVHQLPHPDLVVEIKVMAFKKL
- a CDS encoding aldehyde dehydrogenase, with the protein product MTIKNYINGEFHNPIKNNWIDNYCPANGEVYGQLPNSDKTDVEKAYNAAKTAFPMWSQTSLEERSRILIKISELLEANLQRFAEAESKDNGKPISLAKAVDIPRAASNFRFFGNAITQFASESHESIGLKAINYTLRQPIGVVGCISPWNLPLYLFTWKIAPAIAAGNCVIAKPSEVTPMTAYLLGEICNEAGLPKGVLNIVHGLGTTTGQAIIAHEDIKAISFTGGTATGAHIAKVAAPMFKKLSLELGGKNPNIIFADCDYEDMLDTTVRSSFANQGQICLCGSRIFIEDAIYDRFKKDFVTKVKALKVGHPSEHDTNIGALVSKAHLEKVKDYIAIAKEEHAMVLCGGNEVTIKGYENGYYLEPTVIEVKNDECRVNQEEIFGPVVTIMPFKTEEAVLEMANKVKYGLSATLWTNDLKRTMSMSNQLQAGIVWVNTWMLRDLRTPFGGVKASGIGREGGFEALRFFTEAKNVCIKY
- a CDS encoding NAD(P)/FAD-dependent oxidoreductase, which translates into the protein MKKQQNILIIGAGLCGSLLALRLGQRGYNVTVYEMRPDLRKTDISAGRSINLAFSDRGNKAMKLVGIEDQVKELCIPMNGRMIHDKEGNTFLSNYSGRDHEYINSISRGGLNALLLDEAEKHDNVTIHFNKQCQSVDFEKTTALFQDYTTKKTFIEDADCIIATDGAGSALRKSYYLGRKFLFSFSQNYLTHGYKELSILPTETGDYKTYKNALHIWPRGDFMVIALPNLDGSFTVTLFLSYAEGEYNFNNLTTPEIVTAFFTKEFPDALELMPNLVTDFFENPTAPLGTVKCSPWHYKGNTLLMGDSAHAIVPFYGQGMNASFEDVVEFDAILDQQLENWEATFTAYEKTRKKDTDAIADLAIDNFHEMKDHVSNPIFQEKRKLEMALEKEFPNDYSSKYSLVTFNEQIGYREAMLRGRAQDKALLNLIADGKIDLNADLKHTLKLVLKETEDILEEDTIAKTMKP
- a CDS encoding SDR family oxidoreductase, which gives rise to MDLQLNNKYALVCGSTAGIGKATALALAEEGTIVTLIARNEDKLKATLLELPQHRDHDYIVADFSNSEELKAIVSDYISQHHGFHILVNNTGGPKGGPIFSAEIDEFESAFTQHLKCNHVLAQTVVPFMKSEGYGRIVNVISTSVKQPLDGLGVSNTIRGAVANWSKTLANELGQFGITVNNVLPGATGTERLTEIIKNKSAKSGTTEEDAANAMKNAVPAKRFAKPEELADAIAFLASERAAYINGINLPVDGGRTKSL
- a CDS encoding 3-hydroxyanthranilate 3,4-dioxygenase, whose amino-acid sequence is MSNLVSPLNFKAWIEENRHLLKPPVGNKVVWKDGDFIVMVVGGPNNRKDYHYNETPEFFYQVEGDMVLKIIDQGTPKDVHIREGDIYLLPPKVPHSPQRGANTVGLVIEYKRPEGMRDALLWFCENCTTKLYEEDFTVKNIETDMPKIFDKYYGDKDKRSCPNCGEVMQPPSKVKIE
- the kynU gene encoding kynureninase, with amino-acid sequence MSNYKLGPDFAKQLDKEDPLAHFKNQFHIPKDKNGNELIYLCGNSLGLQPKITKDYINQELEDWANLGVEGHTEGKNPWLHYHEFLTETMAEVVGAKPIEVVVMNTLTANLHFMMVSFYKPTQKRYKILIEADAFPSDKYAVESQLRHHGFDDTEGLILWKAREGEELANYEDLESILETQGEDIALVMIGGVNYYTGQFFDLKRIANLGHKKGCVVGFDCAHGAGNVALNLHDSGADFAVWCTYKYMNSGPGSLSGCFVHERHANNKSLNRFTGWWSHNKQTRFRMRDEFDQLPGAEGWQLSNPPILSMAAIRASVNVFKAAGFDNLIKKSKKLTGYFEFLINALNNPDIKIITPSNPNERGCQLSIQVKNADRGLHNKLTEAGVISDWREPDVIRCAPVPLYNSFEDVYDMVEKLKTVLNE
- a CDS encoding amidohydrolase family protein, whose amino-acid sequence is MNKRKLRINGHSHLLPYPEEIPQFMHDKGIFWVDKDRKFMLQKDWSRPVTDSSFFLNEKLEWMARFKIDHAVVLNLSQLYGNGLRVEEMKQALRFQNDFNAKVQRENPSKFTCGFVVHPGFVRGACWEIERCVEELGLQLLCLPTHYMDTIGTWRCIFDEENEPIFELANKYNLAVEIHPYDGEKFIKLENTSWRFHLIWMLAQCADAYHFLTLNGYQDKYPNMRTCFAHGGQLAQINLGRRIQGFDGRPDLFEGKSHPRKAVGHKNIFFDTLVHDTGGLELLIKNQGSKQVLMGLDDPYPLGEMESEKQSSYPGKILDLAIERHIITETQHDAIWEDNVIQWLCGDDQAAKDKLVKRILG
- a CDS encoding O-methyltransferase — encoded protein: MHFIPEELDDYVVAHSESEPELLQQLTRETFQKILQPRMSSGPYQGRVLSMISKLIHPNSILEIGTFTGYSTLCLAEGLKPDGTIDTIDINEELFDFQRQFFDKSQYGSQIFQHLGNALEVIPKLKKTFDLVFIDADKDNYINYFNLIIDSLNTGGIILSDNVLWSGKVIEPLDPKDKMTKAVLDYNALLKTDERVETIVLPIRDGLTISRKR